From the Streptomyces sp. Sge12 genome, the window TCCAGCGTCCCGCGGCCGCCGAACCCGCTGCCGCGGACCAGGTCCACCGGCCCGGCGAGCAGTGCGTGACCGGACCGGTTGTCGAAGGACACCACCCGGGTGACCAGCGGCGACAGCTCGGGTGAGCAGGCGTACTCGCTCGCCGCGGCCGTGCTGAAGGCGGACAGCGGCACCCGGTGGGCGCGGCCGTCCCCGCGTACGGACACCGGCACGGGGGAGTGCAGCACCCGGGCCTCCCCGCCGTCGTCCACCCCGGGCAGTCCCAGGACCGAAGCCGCCGGACCGAGGTCCCCGATCTCCTCCTCGCGCAGCTCGACATCGACCGCACGCCGCTCCGCCGCCGTGCGGTCGGCCAGCGTGAGACGGTCCTCGCCCAGCCGCGGCGGCTCGGTGGCCAGCGCCGACCGGGCCGTCGACAGCGTCAGCCGTACGTCGGACCAGTCCTCACCGGTGCGCTGCCAGACCATTGCGTCGGTCTCCAGCGTCAGGGAGTCCCCGTCGAGCACGGCCCGGTAGGCGGGGCGCCACAGCGCGCACGGGACGAGATGGCTCAGCCGCAGCCGGGCCGGGCCGGCTGCCGCCGCTTCCACGGTCAGCTCCACATGGCCGACCAGCTCGGCGGGCTCCGTCTCGGCCAGGTCCACGGCCCGCCGGGTCTCTCCGAGTTCGACCGCAAGGGCGGCCAACCGGGTGTCCACGGTGCGCAGTTGCTCGCCGTGCGCATCGCGTTCGCCGTCCACCCGGTCCATCTCGCGGGTCCAGCGCGCCCGGTCGCTCTCCCCGCGGCCGGAGCCCTCGCCGATCTCCCGCAGCAGATCGGCCGCCAGCCGGCCCAGCACGTCGAGGCGGGCGTGCAGACGCTCGCGCCGGCGCCCCAGCACGCGCTGCTCCTCTTCGAGGTCGTGCACGCGCAGCCCCAGCACGGAGTCGTCCTCGGCGGACGGCAGCGGTCCGCGCGGCTGCCAGGTGCGCACGATGCGCACGTCGAGCACGGTGGCGGGGCCGTCGGCGGTCAGCTCGGCGTGCAGGGTGCGGTCGACGGCCAGCGCGCTGACCGGACCGAGCCGCAGCCGCTGGACCCCGGCCGCCAGGTCCAGTACGACGCTGCGCTCGATGTGGGCGCGGTCCTCCAGGCAGGTGACGGCGGTGACGGGAAGGGCGATCGGCTTCGGGGCCGTGGTCATGATGGGTGTCAGCTCCTGCGGTTGCCGCCGACCAGGGCCTTGCCGGCCGGGATGCGGATCTCGTAGCCGCCGTCGAGGGCGACCTGCCCGCCCGCGGGCAGCTCCACCCGCCAGATGCGGGTGCCCGGGGCGTGGTGCTCCGGCCCCGCGCCGGGCTCGGGCGTGGTCCAGGTGGCGCGTTCCTCGACGCGGACGTCCGGTTCGGACGTGACGGGCACCCGCTCGCGGACCTCGACGGTGACGGGCCCGGCGAGCCGGTTGGCCAGCTCCACGTGGACCTGGTGGTCGAGCACGGTGGTGTTGTTGCGCAGGCCCGCGGTGGACTCGCGCAGGTTCGTCCGGCGGGTGACCCGGATGCCCTCGGCGGGCCCCAGGCCCACCCGGCGCACCCCGCCGGGGGCGAGCGTCGGCAGGGCGGCGGTCAGCAGGAACTCGTCGTCGACGGTGACCTCCACCGGGCCGGCCAGCAGCGCCTGGTCGGTGGCGTTGGAGAGCACCAGCGTCGCGTACACGGTCTGCTCCACGGACGGCGCGCAGACGTACTCGGTGCGCAGACCGACCGGGATCTCGCCGACCGTGACGGTGTGCCAGGTGCCGTCCGAGGGGATGTCGGCGCGAGCGGCGGCGTCGAACCGGTGGTCGAAGGAGCCCGCCGACTCGCGGGGCCGCACGGCGTGCCCGGGCAGCGGCAGCCTGCCCACGGCCTCGGCGCGGCGGCGGTGTTCGGCCGCCACCGGGTCGAAGGAGGAGTCGGGGAACAGCCGGCCGCGGCGACCGCCCGGCTCGCCGGGGCCGCACAGGACCAGGGCGGCGTAGTCGAGCTCGGCGCCGCTGGGCTGCGGCGGCCCGGGCGCCGGTTCCGGCGCCGCGGGGGCCGGGGGTGCGGCCCGGCCGGGTGCCTGCGGGACGGCGGGAGCCGGTGCCCCGGCGAAGGGCATGGCGCCGGAGCGCGACCGGTTCGCGGCCGGACGTGCGGGTGCCGGCTGCGCCTGCGGCGGGGCCGGCTGCGCGTAGTCGGGCAGGGCGCCCCCGAAGGTCTCCGAGGAGGCGCCGTACGCGGCACCGGGCGCCGGGGGAGCGGCGTAGCTCTGCGGGGCCGGCGCGGCAGCCGGTGCGGGCGGAGGCGGCGGAGGCGGGACGGGACCGGACGCGAAGCCGGCCCTGACCGCGGCGGGTACGGCGGTCGGGGCGGGGCGGCGGGGGCCGGCCGCCTCGTACCCGGTGAACAGGTCGGCCAGACCCGCGGGCGGCTCGCGCCAGCCCGACGGCGCCGGGGCGGGCTGACGGCGCCCGATGCGGACCGACCGGAGCCTGGGCAGGTCGGTGCGGCGCCGCAGGTCGGCGGTGGCCAGCGCGATGCGCACGCCGGTCCAGTCCTCGCCGGTGCGCTGGGCGACCGAGGCCCGCAGCACCAGGCGGCCGGAGCCGTCCCCCTGACGGTGCGTGAGCCGGTAGGCCGGCACCCAGACGGCGCCCGGTACCCCGTACTCCAGCTCCAGTTCGACCTCCCCGCCGCCGTCCTCGTCGCCCTCCGCGACCGCGGTGACGTCGAGGGTCAGCAGGGCGGAGACCGTGGTCTCCACATGCGCCGACGGTGCGTCGGTGGACGCCCGGGACAGCCGGTCCGTGGCGATGGAGAGTTCGTGCTCGACGCGGCGCAGCTCCTCCTCCGCCTCGGCGAGACGTTCGTGCAGGTCCGTCAGGCGCCCGTCGACGAAGTCGGCGAGCTCCAGCCATGCGTCGACCGCGGTGCGGCGGTGCGGGGCCTCGGGATCGGGGACCGGAGGCACCGGGTGCAGGGCCCGGATCTCCTCGATCAGGCCCAACTGCCGGTTCCGGCGGCCCTGGGCCGCCGCGTGGGCGTCCCGCAGCCGCTCGACCTCGCGCCGCAACGCGTCGGGTGCGTCGGCGCCGAGCGGCTCGGCCTCGACCTCCACCCGTGCTTCGGTGACGCGCACTGCGGAGACGCCGAGGACAGCGGCCCGCAGCGAGGCCGGATCCAGTGAACGGGGCAGTCCCGTCACGCGCACCCGCCCGTCCGGCGGCACGCTGCCCCGGACCAGCCGGCGGCAGAGCGCGCCCTGCGCGTACACCACGACCGAATCGAGGGTCGAGTCCCACCGCGGTGCTGTCTTCGCCGTCATGTACTCCGCCCCTGCCGTGTGCGTGCCGATCGAAGCCTACGCCCGAGCGGCCCGGGCGTCCGCCGTCGGGCCGCTTCCTGTGGATCAGGTCCGCTGTCAGTGGCCTGTCGTACGGTCAGGGGGTGTGCACGTCCGACGAAGCCCGTGAAATCGCCCTCGCCCTCCCGGAGACGACCGAGAAGGAAGCCTGGGCCATGCCCACCTTCCGGGTCGCCGGGAAGATGTTCCTGACCCTGCCCGACGACGAGACCTCGTTGGCCGTCCGCTGCCCCAAGGAGGAGCGCGACGAACTGGTCCGCGCCGAACCCGGGAAGTTCTGGGTCGCGGACCACGAGGCCTCCTTCGCCTGGGTGCGGGCGCGCCTCGCCGCCCTCGACGACGTCGACGAGCTCCGTGCCATCGTCGTCGACTCCTGGCTCCAGGCGGCGCCGCCGCGGCTGCTCCAGGCCCACCCCGAGCTCGGGCCCCCGGCCGGGCCCTGAGGCCCGGAGCGGGCTCGTGCGGCCCCCCGGGGGCCCAGCACGGGCCCGGTGCGGGCTCGCCGGGACGGGCGGGTGCGGACGGGACGGTGGATATGGGGGGAACATGGTCATGTGCGAAACGTTCCGGGGCGCGACGAGAGGGCCGACCGGCGTGCGCTGAGCGAGGCACTGGTCGCGGCCTGCGCCGACGCGGGAGCGTCCATCGGCATGCTCTACCTGCCCGCCCCCGACCCCGCCCGGCGCGTTCTGCACCTGACGCTGGCCTCCGGGCTGTCCCGCGAGTTCGCGGCACCCTGGTCCAGGGTCGGCCTGGACGACCCGATCCCGGTGGCCGACGCGGTCCGCGACGGCCGCCTCGTCTGGCTCGGCGGCCAGGAGGACACGGCCCGCCGCTACCCGCGCCTGGGCCTCGTCCTCCCGTACGACTTCGCCCTCGCCGCAGCCCCGCTGCCGCCGACGGGGGCGGGCCTGCTCCTGCTGTGGCCGGGCTCGCACGAGCCCGATCTCGACGAGCGGGAGCGCAAGGCCCTGGAATCGGCCCGCGGCCACCTCACGCACGTCCTGCTGCGCGCCGCCGACGAGGGCCGGCCGCTGCGCCCGGCGTCGCGTCCGGTCATCCTGCGCCCGCTCCCGCCCCCCACACCGGGCCCGGCCGAGGCGGCGGCCGCCATGGCCTTCGTCCGGCGCCTGCCCGGAGGCAACTGCGCACTCGACCTGAACGGCACCATCACCTTCATCACCCAGGAGGCGGCCGACCTGCTCGGCGCGCCCGTCTCCAGCCTGCGCGGGGCCCTGCCCTGGGAGGCCCTGCCGTGGATGGACACGCCCGCCGTGGAGAACCACTACCGGGCCGCCGCGATGAGCCGGCTGCCGCGGAGCTTCACCACGCCGCGCCCCACCGGACAGCAGGTGCGTTTCGACCTCTACCCGGACAACACGGGAATCAGTGTCCGCATCACCACGGGCAGTGACCAGCCCGACGCGCCGGCCCCGGCCCCTCCCGGGTCCGCCGACCCGTCCGCGCCCAGCCGGGCCACCGCGCTCTACCCGCTCATGCTGCTGGCCGCGACCCTCACGGAGGCCGCCCACGCCCAGGACGTCGTGGAGAAGGCCGCCGACCAGATCGTCCCCTCGCTCGGAGCCCACGCCATGGCCCTGCTGGCCGAGCAGGACGGCCGGGTACGGGTCGTCGGCCACCGCGGATACTCCGCGCAGCACATGGCGGACCTCGACGGCACGCCCGTGTCGGCGGACACCGCCAGTACGCACATCCTGCGCACCGCCACCCCGCTGTTCTTCGGCGGGATCGACGAGCTCCTGGCCGCCCACCCGGACGCGGCCATCGAGGACGGCATGGCCGCCTGGGCGTTCCTTCCCCTGATCGCCTCCAACCGTCCCATCGGCTGCCTCGTTCTCGCCTACACGCATCCGCGCACCTTCGCGCCCGGCGAACGCGCCGTCCTGACCTCGATCGCCGGACTGATCGCGCAGGCGCTGGACCGCGCCCGCCTCTACGACGCCACCCACCAGCTCGCCCGCAGCCTGCAGACCGGGCTCCTGCCGCACACCCTGCCCGCGGTTCCCGGCCTCGAAGTCGCCGCCCGCTACCTGCCCGCCGCCCACGGCCTCGACGTCGGCGGCGACTTCTACGACCTCATCCGCATCGACGACACCACCGTCGCGGCCGCCATCGGCGACGTCCAGGGCCACAACGTGAACGCCGCCGCCCTCATGGGCCAGGTCCGCACCGCCGTCCACGCGGGCGCCGGCGCTCCCCCCGAAGAGGTCCTCGCCCGCACCAACCGGCTCCTGACCGACCTCGAACCGGGCCTGTTCACCAGCTGCCTGTACGTCCACATCGACCTGGCCGGCCACACCGCCCGGCTGGCCTCCGCCGGCCACCCGCCACCCCTGCTGCGTCACCCCGGGGGCAGGACCGAGATGCTGAACCTTCCGTCCGGCCTCCTCCTGGGCATCGTCCCCAAGGCCTCGTACGCGGCCGTCGAGATCCCCCTCGCCCCCGGCGCGCTCCTCGCCCTCTACACCGACGGGCTCGTCGAGGCCCCCGGCCGGGACATCGAGGAGGCCATCGGCGCGGTCGCGGCCCATATCGGCGACGCACCCGAGGACCAGCCGCTCGGCGATCTGGCGGACGAACTCATCGAGCACGCCCACCGCGACGCACCCCGCACCGACGACATCGCCCTCCTGCTGCTGCGCATCCAGGGCCCGGTTCCGCCGGCTGACCCGCACCGCCCCTGAACCGCCCCGAGGGCCGCCCCGCCCCGAGCGCCGCCCCGCCCGTGCGGGGCGGCGGCGCTCATCGCTGCGCGCCCAGCCGGACCAGCATCTTGCCGGTGTTGGCGCCGCTCAGCACCCCGAGGAAGGCGTCCGCCGCGTGCTCGATCCCGTCGGCGACGGTCACCTCCGTACGCAACGTCCCGTCGGCCAGCAGGCCGGCCGCCCTGCCGATCCACTCCGGGAACAGGTCGAAGTGGCTGGAGACCAGCATCCCCCGCAGGGTCACCTCGCGCGCCGCGGCCCGGAAGAGGTTGTCGGGACCCGGCGCCGGATCCGTGGAGTTGTAGCCGCTGATCGCACCGACCATGGCGATCCGTCCGCCGGGGCGGACGGCGCCGATGGCCGCCTGGAGGTGGTCGCCGCCGACGGCGTCGAGGTAGACGTCGATGCCCTCGGGGGCCGCCTGCGCGAGCTGACCGGGCAGGTCGCCCCGGCGGTGGTCGATGGCCGCGTCGTAGCCGAAGACGTCCAGCAGCTTCTTCGTCTTGTGGGGGCCGCCGGCCGAGCCGATGACCCGGGAGGTGCCCAACTGCCGTGCCAGCCGGCCGGCGACGCTGCCCACCGCCCCGGCCGCGGCGGAGACGAACACGACGTCACCCTCCTTGACCGGAGCGGTCCGGGTCAGCGCGGCGTACGCGGTCAGGCCCGTGGTGCCCAGCGCGCGCCGAGGTAGTCCGCCCGCGAGGCGATCGAGGTGTCGACGACGGTGGCCGCACCGGCCTCCAGGACCGCGTACTCCCGCCAGCCGAGGAAGTGCGACACGGTCGCACCGACCGGCACGGCCGCGGCACGCGAGGCGACCACCTCGCCCACCGCGCTGCCTTCGAGTGCCGTGCCGAGGGCGAACGGCGCGATGTAGGAGGGGGCGTCGTCCATCCGGCCCCGCATGTACGGGTCGACGGACATCCAGGTGTTGCGGACCAGGACCTGACCCTCGCCGGGCTCCGGCAGCTCGGTGGTGACGAGCCGGAAGTCCTGCGGCTTCGGGGCGCCGACGGGGCGGGAGACGAGGTGGATCTCGCGGGAGACGGTCATGGCGTGTTCCTTTCGGTGCGGACCGCCCAGGGACTGGCGGCGCCGGATCCGTGGCCGGCGCCCCGGGGGACCGCTCCGCGGCGGCGGAGCTCCTCGGTACGGCGGCTGCCCTGCGGGAGTCACTGGGCACCCCGCTGCCACCGTCGGAGCGGTACGACGTCGACCGGGCGACGGCCCGCCTCCGGGCGGCGCTGGGCGATGACGCCTTCACCGCGGCCTTCGCCCGGGGCCACTCCCGCCCGCCGGAGGGCCAGGCCGTCCGGCGGCAGTCGCGGCTGAGGCTGCGATTCGCGGTGGAGGTCGGTATTTCCAGCCATTCTCGGTACGAGACTGACATGCTCCTGACACTTCAAGACCGCTGTGGGACTCTCCCGGCACGCACTCCGCACACTCTGTGAGGCCCAGCGCCTCGCCCACCCCCACCAGTACGTGGCATGGAGGAGCGAACCATGAGGCACATCGCCCAGAGCACCCGCACCACGCGCACTACCCACACCACCCGCATCGCACGTCTCGCCGGGATCGCGACGCTGGTCGTCGCGGCGGCCTTCGCCGGCACCGGCGCGGCCCTCGCGCAGGGAACCGACGCCTCGGCCGTCGACCAGAAGGTCGACGGCGTGATGGTGGTCGCCGGCAGCAGCTGCAGCTGGACCAACGCGAGCACGAGCGCCGTTCCCCCGAACGCCCTCACGGTCGACCGCACCACCGTCAACACCCCGGGCGGCAATCTGGCCTGCGGCGGCGGCATCGTCGCCTCCCTGAACAACAACCCCGCCTTCACCTTCGACGACGCCGCGGGCACGGCCCGGACCGACCTGATCGACATCACCGGCAGGATGAGCTTCATCTCCTGTCGCTACAAGGCGACGAGCATCGTGTGGGACCGCGACGCGACGAGCCTGAAGTACATCAACCGGGCCTTCACGGCCACCAAGACCTCGGGCAGCTTCCTGTGTCCGGGATCGGTCACCACCCCGGCCGGGGACGCGTCGATGCTGTTCCACTGAGCCGTGGGCGGCCGGGCGGACGGGGCCGGCCCACCGGCCCCGTCCGACCCGCCGCCGGTCGGCCGTGCTCAGGGCCGGTCGGGCTCAGGCTCGGCCGGTGTGCGCGCCGGCCAGGGAGTTGAGCAGGGCGGCGGCCCGTTCGGCGTCGTCCACGCTGACCGCGAAGTCCTTGCCCCCGGCCCGGATCACCAGGCATTCGCCGCTCCGCAGCATCACCGTGGTGCCGAGGCCACTGAGCCGGTAGCCCCAGCCCCCGACCTGCGTGGGGGTGCGGTGCTCGGCCCGCGCCCACTCGATGTCCGCCGCGTCCCAGTGCCGTACCGGCCATCCGAGGGGACCGAACGCCACGTCCAGACCGCGCTCGGCGACCCGTACGCGGACCGAGGAACAGGCCAGTACGGCCATCGAGACGAAGGTGAACGGCGCGATCAGCAGCCACATCGGCTTCGCCGGATCGCCGAGCCCGACGAGCAGCGCGGCCAGCGCGACGACCCCGGCGACGGCGGCGAGCGCGTACAGCCAAGGATTCTCGGTGCGGGCGAGCCACACGCGGCGCTCACCCGCGGGAATGTCCATCCGAGAACCCTCTCCCGGTGCGGCGGGGGAGGCGGGCCGGCCGCTCGCCAGCACGCCCACCACTGCGGCCGCGGCCGCCGCCAGGACCGTCGCGACGGCTCCGACGGTCGCCGAGTCCGCGTCGCGCCACTGCGCGTGATAGAGGTTCGCCCGCACGATCGAAGCCTGTTCCCCGGCGAGCAGTACCCCGCACGAGACCAGCACGGCCCCGCGCCACCGCCGCGACGCCCGCCAGAACACCGCGGAGACGACGAGTGCGATCCAGATCGCGACCGGCACCAGTACGACCGCCCAGAGCGGAAGCGAGCCGTCGGGGTCCCCGAAGGCGTTCCAGTGCGTCGCCAGTCGATCCTCGAACCCCCTGCGCGCCGTCAGCGGCAGTACCACGAGCAGCGCGAGGATCCCGGCCGCCCAGGATGCCGTCCCCCATACGGCCCCTCGCCCCCACCCCGTTAAGCCCCCACGGTCCTTCACTGTGCCTCCTTGATCATCTCTATGAGATCCGCCCTGCCGTACCCCAGGCGGGCTCCGTCGGCCACCAGTTCGCGCACCCGTTCCAGCAGCGCCGAACGACCGTCCGCCCCACCTGCCACGGTGACCCCGCGGCCGCGCCGGAACTCCAACAGCCCCTCGTCGCGCAGCGCGCGCAGCCCCCGCAGCACGGTGTTGGCGTTGACACCCAGCGCCTGGGACAACTCCCGCGCCGGCGGCAGCCGGTCACCCGGCCCGCATTCCCCTTCGGCGATGGCCCGCCGAATGGCCCCGGCCACCTGCTCGTGCAGGGGGCGGTTGTCCGCGATGTTCAGACTGAGCAACATGATGCTAATGACGCTAGCACCATCCATTTCATTCGGCATCTGCGGGGCCGCGAAAAATCCGGCTCCCGCCGTCGAACCGGATCGCGGCAGCCGTCGTGTGATGGGCATGAACACGCCTTCCACCGGCCTCCGCGCGAGAGCCTCCGAGCACGCACTCCTGCCGCTGCGCCTCTTCCTGGGCGTCACGTTCGTCTACGCCGGTCTGGACAAGCTGACCGATCCGGCATTCCTGTCCGCCACCGGAGACGGCTCGATCGGGCAGCAGATGGAGGCGGTCCGGGACGCCGCGGGCGTGCCGGGACTGATCGACCTCTCCATGACCGACCCGGTCGCCTTCGGCATCGCGATAGCCGCCGGGGAACTGGCCGTCGGACTGGGCGCCCTGGCCGGTCTGCTGACCCGGATCGCGGCACTCGGCGGCGCGCTGATCTCCCTCAGCCTGTGGTTGACCATGAGCTGGTCGACCACCCCGTACTACTTCGGCGCGGACCTGATCTACCTGCTGGCCTGGACTCCCCTCATCCTGGCCGGGGCGCCGACCCTGTCCCTCGACGCGCTGGTCCACCGGCGCCGCGGCGCGACCCGGCGGGTGGCCCCCGCCTCGGGCCCGGCCCCGGCTCCGGCCCCGGCCCGCGGTGCGAGCCCGGCCGGCAGCGGCCACCGGGCCCGTGGGCGGGCCCGGGCCCGGGTCGGTCCGTGAGCCGCTCCGGCGGTCGGACGGTGAACGCGCCGGTCCGGGGCGGGGGCGGCGTACGGCGAAGCCCCCTCTCCTGCCGGGCAGAAGAGGGGGCTTCGCCGGATCGGTGACGGATCAGAGGGCGCTCTTCGTCGCGCTGGCGACGACGCACTCCTTGTACTCGCTGCCGTCGCCCTTGCCGGTGTACGGCGTGGTCGCCTCGGCCTGCCGGGACGCACCCGCCTTGACGGTGAGCGCGGTGACCTTGGCCTGGGCGGAGGCCGCGGCCGAGGTGGCGTCCCCGCGGAACTTCATGGTGATGTTGTAGGTCTGGTCCAGCGAGCCGCTGTTCGTGACCGTGATCCTGGCGACCAGGTTCTTGCCCGCGTCGTCCAGCTTGCAGGTGTCGATCTTGATGTCTCGCTCGGTCTTGTTGCTGCTGGATCCGCCGGTGACGGACGTGCCACCCGAGCTGCTGGTGCTGCCGCCGGTGCTGTCGCTGTCATGGCTGCCACCGGTGCTGCCGCCGCTGGAGCTGCTGGAGCCCGAGCCGGAACTGTGGCTGCTGCCACCGCAGCTGGCGCCGTGGGAGCCGCGGGCTCCGGTGAGTGCGAAGATTGCGATACCAAAGACGGCAACCGCGCGGACATGGCGAAGCTTCACGTGAACCCCGTTGGAATAGCAGTGTGCGAGAGCCCGACTTGATGGGCTCATGTCACTTTATCAGGGGTCGGGGCAGCCTTGATCCACTGTCCGCGCCCGCGTACGCGGGCGTGTGGGGTGCCGTTGGCCCGTGCGTCACCGAGCACGTCGCATGTCCGTCCCGAAGTCGCCCCGGCGATGAGCTCCTTGGCGCCGATCGGCGAAGGCGACGCCGCAGAGCGGTTGCATTCGTACAGACCGTCCCTTGTGTTGATGGCCGTCCGTGCCGGTGGCCCGCCCGTGTCGGTGCCCCTGCTCAGACGCCGGAGGGGACCTCGGTCTTCTCGTCGGACCCCGTGCCCTTCGCCCCGGCCGCCGCCAGCCTGCGGTTGCGCCGGACCGAGGAGAGGAAGGACCAGCCGATCAGGACGACGCCGACGAGGCCCGTGATGACCTCGTGGATCTCGTACTGGATGGTGACGAGCAGGATCACGGCGAGGGCGCCGATCGCGTAGTGCGCGCCGTGCTCCAGGTAGACGTAGTCGTCGAGGGTGCCCTGGCGGACCAGGTAGACCGTGAGCGAACGGACGTACATCGCGCCGATGCCGAGGCCGAGCGACATGAGGACGATGTCATTGGTGATCGCGAAGGCGGCGATGACGCCGTCGAAGGAGAAGGACGCGTCGAGGACCTCCAGGTAGAGGAACAGGAAGAAGGCGGCCTTGCCGGCCATCACGACCGCCGGGACCTTCGTGCCGCTCTTCCTGGCCGCTGCCTCGGCCTCGTGCTCGCGCTCCTCCTCTTCCTCGAGTTTGTTCTCGAAGTAACCGGAGAGTCCGCCGACGACCAGGTAAGTGATCAAGCCCGCGATGCCGGCGATCAGGACGGTCTCGGCCTTGTCGGCGTGGACCCCGCCGTACTGGTGGGCGTGGGTGGCGAAGGTCGTCGCGGAAACGAGCAGCACGATGAGCGCGATGCAGACGGAGAGCATGTCGATCTTGCCGAGCTTGGCGAGCGGGCGCTCCAGCCATCCGAGCCACTTGAAGTCGCGGTCCTCGAAGATGAAGTCAAGGAAGATCATCAGGAGGAACATGCCCCCGAAAGCGGCGATCGACGGGTGGGCATCGGTCACCAGCTGCTGGTACGTGTCCCTTTCGTCCAGCGCGAGCTGCACCGCTTCGATCGGACCGATCCCGGCGCTGACGGCGACGATCACGACGGGGAAGACCAGGCGCATGCCGAAGACCGCGATCAGGACACCGATGGTGAGGAAGATCTTCTGCCAGAAGGCATTCATCTTCTTCAGGATTCCGGCGTTGACCACGGCGTTGTCGAAGGACACCGAGATTTCGAGGATGGACAGGATCGCCACGATCCCGAAGCCTGCCCACCCCCCGTATAACACCGCCGCGATCAGGCCGAGCGCGGTGACCGCGAACGACCAGCCGAACGTTTTCAGAAGCACTGGCTACCCAATCGTCGTGTACGGGGCTCCTCCGCGCCGTACATGGCTTTGCGAAACATTGACCGTGGAGTCTAGATCGATGCCTCGCGGCTCCGACAGAT encodes:
- a CDS encoding mucoidy inhibitor MuiA family protein, with protein sequence MTTAPKPIALPVTAVTCLEDRAHIERSVVLDLAAGVQRLRLGPVSALAVDRTLHAELTADGPATVLDVRIVRTWQPRGPLPSAEDDSVLGLRVHDLEEEQRVLGRRRERLHARLDVLGRLAADLLREIGEGSGRGESDRARWTREMDRVDGERDAHGEQLRTVDTRLAALAVELGETRRAVDLAETEPAELVGHVELTVEAAAAGPARLRLSHLVPCALWRPAYRAVLDGDSLTLETDAMVWQRTGEDWSDVRLTLSTARSALATEPPRLGEDRLTLADRTAAERRAVDVELREEEIGDLGPAASVLGLPGVDDGGEARVLHSPVPVSVRGDGRAHRVPLSAFSTAAASEYACSPELSPLVTRVVSFDNRSGHALLAGPVDLVRGSGFGGRGTLEFAAPGAPVELAFGSCDDHRVVRQTEESRDSAGFTQRTVVTRTVRLHLSRFSAPGDDGERVVVLRERIPVSEVSAVEVRLRKEACSPAPDGVDAEGIVRWDVALAPGGRRTVTLVYEMSASAKVTGL
- a CDS encoding DUF4139 domain-containing protein — protein: MTAKTAPRWDSTLDSVVVYAQGALCRRLVRGSVPPDGRVRVTGLPRSLDPASLRAAVLGVSAVRVTEARVEVEAEPLGADAPDALRREVERLRDAHAAAQGRRNRQLGLIEEIRALHPVPPVPDPEAPHRRTAVDAWLELADFVDGRLTDLHERLAEAEEELRRVEHELSIATDRLSRASTDAPSAHVETTVSALLTLDVTAVAEGDEDGGGEVELELEYGVPGAVWVPAYRLTHRQGDGSGRLVLRASVAQRTGEDWTGVRIALATADLRRRTDLPRLRSVRIGRRQPAPAPSGWREPPAGLADLFTGYEAAGPRRPAPTAVPAAVRAGFASGPVPPPPPPPAPAAAPAPQSYAAPPAPGAAYGASSETFGGALPDYAQPAPPQAQPAPARPAANRSRSGAMPFAGAPAPAVPQAPGRAAPPAPAAPEPAPGPPQPSGAELDYAALVLCGPGEPGGRRGRLFPDSSFDPVAAEHRRRAEAVGRLPLPGHAVRPRESAGSFDHRFDAAARADIPSDGTWHTVTVGEIPVGLRTEYVCAPSVEQTVYATLVLSNATDQALLAGPVEVTVDDEFLLTAALPTLAPGGVRRVGLGPAEGIRVTRRTNLRESTAGLRNNTTVLDHQVHVELANRLAGPVTVEVRERVPVTSEPDVRVEERATWTTPEPGAGPEHHAPGTRIWRVELPAGGQVALDGGYEIRIPAGKALVGGNRRS
- a CDS encoding MmcQ/YjbR family DNA-binding protein, with the translated sequence MCTSDEAREIALALPETTEKEAWAMPTFRVAGKMFLTLPDDETSLAVRCPKEERDELVRAEPGKFWVADHEASFAWVRARLAALDDVDELRAIVVDSWLQAAPPRLLQAHPELGPPAGP
- a CDS encoding SpoIIE family protein phosphatase, whose translation is MRNVPGRDERADRRALSEALVAACADAGASIGMLYLPAPDPARRVLHLTLASGLSREFAAPWSRVGLDDPIPVADAVRDGRLVWLGGQEDTARRYPRLGLVLPYDFALAAAPLPPTGAGLLLLWPGSHEPDLDERERKALESARGHLTHVLLRAADEGRPLRPASRPVILRPLPPPTPGPAEAAAAMAFVRRLPGGNCALDLNGTITFITQEAADLLGAPVSSLRGALPWEALPWMDTPAVENHYRAAAMSRLPRSFTTPRPTGQQVRFDLYPDNTGISVRITTGSDQPDAPAPAPPGSADPSAPSRATALYPLMLLAATLTEAAHAQDVVEKAADQIVPSLGAHAMALLAEQDGRVRVVGHRGYSAQHMADLDGTPVSADTASTHILRTATPLFFGGIDELLAAHPDAAIEDGMAAWAFLPLIASNRPIGCLVLAYTHPRTFAPGERAVLTSIAGLIAQALDRARLYDATHQLARSLQTGLLPHTLPAVPGLEVAARYLPAAHGLDVGGDFYDLIRIDDTTVAAAIGDVQGHNVNAAALMGQVRTAVHAGAGAPPEEVLARTNRLLTDLEPGLFTSCLYVHIDLAGHTARLASAGHPPPLLRHPGGRTEMLNLPSGLLLGIVPKASYAAVEIPLAPGALLALYTDGLVEAPGRDIEEAIGAVAAHIGDAPEDQPLGDLADELIEHAHRDAPRTDDIALLLLRIQGPVPPADPHRP
- a CDS encoding DUF1648 domain-containing protein, coding for MVLPLTARRGFEDRLATHWNAFGDPDGSLPLWAVVLVPVAIWIALVVSAVFWRASRRWRGAVLVSCGVLLAGEQASIVRANLYHAQWRDADSATVGAVATVLAAAAAAVVGVLASGRPASPAAPGEGSRMDIPAGERRVWLARTENPWLYALAAVAGVVALAALLVGLGDPAKPMWLLIAPFTFVSMAVLACSSVRVRVAERGLDVAFGPLGWPVRHWDAADIEWARAEHRTPTQVGGWGYRLSGLGTTVMLRSGECLVIRAGGKDFAVSVDDAERAAALLNSLAGAHTGRA
- a CDS encoding GntR family transcriptional regulator, encoding MLLSLNIADNRPLHEQVAGAIRRAIAEGECGPGDRLPPARELSQALGVNANTVLRGLRALRDEGLLEFRRGRGVTVAGGADGRSALLERVRELVADGARLGYGRADLIEMIKEAQ
- a CDS encoding DUF475 domain-containing protein, with protein sequence MLLKTFGWSFAVTALGLIAAVLYGGWAGFGIVAILSILEISVSFDNAVVNAGILKKMNAFWQKIFLTIGVLIAVFGMRLVFPVVIVAVSAGIGPIEAVQLALDERDTYQQLVTDAHPSIAAFGGMFLLMIFLDFIFEDRDFKWLGWLERPLAKLGKIDMLSVCIALIVLLVSATTFATHAHQYGGVHADKAETVLIAGIAGLITYLVVGGLSGYFENKLEEEEEREHEAEAAARKSGTKVPAVVMAGKAAFFLFLYLEVLDASFSFDGVIAAFAITNDIVLMSLGLGIGAMYVRSLTVYLVRQGTLDDYVYLEHGAHYAIGALAVILLVTIQYEIHEVITGLVGVVLIGWSFLSSVRRNRRLAAAGAKGTGSDEKTEVPSGV